The DNA sequence GACGCATACCCTTCTACCAGCAGTATCCGCCGGCAAAGCAGCCGTTGAAAGACGAAACAGGCGCCTCAACAGTGGATTTAAGCGAATTCATGGATGACCTAAAAACAAGCTAAAAACAAGAAGAGGGCAAGGTAAGAAGCCTCTCCTTTCTCCTCGACACTCCTTATCTTACTCCTCAAACACATTATGTTGCTTCTGCCTATTTAATCCCTGTTTCCAAACCCGATATATTTCAGGGGCCAGTGGGTTCCTCGTCAACATAGCAGGCCTCCGTGAAGCGGGGCGTACAGATACAATAGAAAACCAGGTCGCCCCCGCCGATATTGGTTATCTTCTGGGAGGTGTGGGGCGGAATAACTACCACGTCGCCCACGCTGACCTCGGCGTCTTTTTGGTCTCCGACGCATACTCGTCCTGTTCCTTCGGTGATGAGGTAGATTTCTTGGACGTCTATGAGGTGGTGTGCCTTGGTGGTTACGCCCGGCTTGACGATGGCTTGGGCGATGGAAACAGCGCAATCACCATAGTTTTCAGCGACGTAACATCGTTCAGGCGTTAAATAGGGTTTTATGCTGGCGGCTTTTATGATTTTTGGCTGCATGTTTCTGACCGCTTTATGATTTCGGTCGATTGCTATAAAAGGTAACTGTGTATTTTGGCTTGTTTTGATTATATTGTTTTCGCAAGCCTTAACCGATGTGTGTATTTGTTTGGATAGGGCTGCTTTGGCGGATTGGGGGTTGTTTAGGGTTTTTTCTTGTTGAGGTTTTTGTGTATTTTTTACGGTGTGGCTTTGGGGGTATATGTGGTTTATTGTTGTTTTGATGTAAAAATAACTTATATAGGCGCTAACTGTAGTGTATCTAATTAGCTTGTAGGCACTACACATATAATGTGGCTTGAGTATGTATAACCTATGAGATGCCCCTACTGCAACTCGGAGAATTCCAAAACACTCGAAACACGAGATTCCCCAGAGAACACCACACGCCGCCGAAAAGAATGCATCAACTGCGGCAAACGCTACACTACATACGAGTACCTCGAAACCGTCGAACTCATGGTCCGCAAAAAAGACGGCGAACTCCAACGCTTCGACGTAAACAAAATCATCCGTGGACTCCAAAAAGCCTGCGAGAAGCGCCCCGTAGCCATGGCCCAAATCAACGAGTTAGCAGACAAAGTACGCCAGGACTTGATGCTGAAAGGCACCGAGGAAGTCGCCTCAGGGGAAATCGGCGATTTAATCATGACGTACCTCAAAAAAGTCGATCGCATCGCCTACATACGGTTCGCTTCGGTTTACAAGCAGTTTGAAGAGCCTGAAGACTTCAGAAAAGTCCTCTCGGAAGTGAAGAAACAATGAAGTTTGTCCTTAAACGTGATAGCAAATTAGAACCCTTCGATCAAGAACGGATTACAACCGCTATTTGGAAAGCCGTAAAAGCGGTAGGCGGCAAAGATAGAGAACAAGCAAAACACATCAGCGACGAAGTCGTTGCTGAACTTCAGCGGATCTACGGCGAAGACGGTGTGCCCACAGTTGAGGAAGTCCAAGACCTCGTCGAAAAACGCCTCATCGAAAACGGCCACGCTCAAACCGCCAAAGCCTACATCCTCTACCGCAAACAGCACAACGACATGCGTGAACTTGCCGCGCTGTTAAGCAGCTCCGACATGGTGGATCAGTACCTTGAGGTAGCGGATTGGCGCGTTAAAGAAAACAGCAACATGAGTTACTCGCTTCAGGGCCTCAACAACTACCTCTCATCAGCGGTCATCGCCAAGTACTGGATAGCCCGCATCTACCCCGAAAACATAGCCGCTGCACACTTCTCAGGTGACATCCATATCCATGACCTCGGCGTTCTTGGCCCCTACTGTGTCGGCTGGGACCTCAGCGACCTGTTGCTGTCGGGTTTTGGAGGGGTACATGGCAAAATCGAGAGCAAACCCGCCAAGCATCTGCGGACCGCGCTTGGGCAAATTGTTAACTTCTTCTACACTCTGCAGGGTGAAGCGGCGGGTGCGCAGGCGTTTAGCAACTTTGACACCTACCTTGCCCCATTAATCAAGTACGATAACCTTTCGCAGAAAGACGTGGAGCAGGCGATGCAGGAATTCTTCTTCAACATGAACGTGCCCACACGCGTTGGCTTCCAGACTCCCTTCACCAACCTCACCTTGGACTTGACGGTGCCGGACTTCATGAAGAACGAGGCAGTTATCTTCAACGGCAAAGTCACCCAGGACACCTACGGCGGCTTTACTAAGGAGATGGAGATGTTCAACCTTGCATTCGCTAAAGTCATGGCGCAGGGCGACGCTAAAGGCCGCGTCTTTACCTTCCCCATACCCACCTACAACGTCACCCGAGACTTCGACTGGGAATCTCCGGTTTCACAGGCAATCTTTGAAGTCACCGCCAAATATGGTGTACCCTACTTCAGCAACTTCATCAACAGCGACATGAAACCCGAAGACGTGCGCAGCATGTGCTGCCGCCTACGCATCGACAACCGTGAACTGCGTAAACGAGGCGGAGGCTTCTTCGGCGCTAACCCCCTCACCGGCAGCATCGGAGTCGTCACCCTCAACATCCCCCGCATCGGCTACCTCGCCAAGGATGAAGATGACTTCTTTGAGCGGCTGGAAACCCTGATGGAAACCGCCAAAGCCAGCCTTGAAATGAAGCGTAAAGTGCTGGAATCCTTCACAGAAAACGGCCTCTACCCCTACTCACGCCGCTACCTACGCCACGTTAAGGAGGGCTACGGTAAATTCTGGAAGAACCACTTCTCCACCATCGGCATAGTCGGAGTCAACGAGGCCATCCTTAATCTGCTGGGGCAAAACATCGCCTCTAAAGATGGACAAGCCTTCGCTGTGAAGATGCTTACGTTCATGCGTAGCCGCTTAGCTGATTATCAGGAGGAAACAAGCAGTATCTACAACCTCGAAGCTACCCCCGCAGAGGGTACCTCCTATCGGCTTGCACGCCTAGATCGGAAACGCTACCGCGACATCATCTTTGCCAACCAAAAACACATCGCAGCTGAACACGCCGAGCCCTTCTACACCAACTCATCGCAGTTGCCCGTTGACTTCTCCGGCGACCTCTTCGAAGCCCTTGAACACCAAGAAACATTGCAGTCCCTCTACACCGGCGGCACCGTCTTCCACATATTCCTAGGTGAGCGCCTCAACTCCTGGAAATCCGCGGCGGAACTCATCAAAAAAGTCAGCTGGAACTCAAAGTTGCCCTACTTCACGTTGACCCCGACCTTCAGCATCTGCCCAACCCATGGCTACACAAGCGGCGAACACAAGACCTGCCCCACCTGCGGCGGACGATGTGAAGTCTACTCCCGCGTCGTCGGCTATTTGCGCCCCGTTGACCAGTGGAACGACGGTAAACAAGCTGAATTCACCATACGCAAAACCTTTGACCGCTCAACGGTCATGGCGTCCGCGCCCCTAACGGCATAGGTGAAATGCAAAAGTGAAGTTTAGCGGTTTACAAAAAACTAGTCTAGTCGACTACCCTGACAGAGTCGCCTCTGTGCTGTTCACCCCCGGCTGCAACCTACGCTGCCCCTACTGCCACAACTGGAAAATCGCCGTCGACCCCCAGCCGCCGTTTCTGCAGGAAGGCGCTGCCCTCTCCATTTTGGAGAGCCGAAAAAAATACGTTGACTCCGTCGTTATCACGGGGGGCGAACCCTGCATGCATAAGGAGCTGCCGCGTTTCATCGCTAAACTCAAAGAGCGGGGCTTTATGGTTAAGCTCGACACAAACGGCTTCTCCCCCAGTGTTCTATCTGAATGCCTCGGCATGGTTGATTACGTTGCCATGGACCTCAAGGCCAGTCCCGAAAAATATGCGCTGCTGGGCGCTGCTGACACCGCCGATTTGAAGCGTTCCATAGAGCTGCTTAAGGCAGGCAGCGTGAACTATGAATTCCGCACCACTGTTGTCCCCGAAATCGTTACGGAGCAGGATTTAGCGGCTATGGGCGAGTTGATTCGGGGCGCTAAGCTTCTTGTGCTTCAGCAGTTTGTGCCCGACAGTACGCTGGATAAGCGGTTCCAGTCTCTGACGCCTTATACGCCTGAGCAGATTGTGGCGTTTGGGAAGGTGCTGGGCGGATTTGTCGAGAAGGTTATGTTTAGGGTTTAACCCCTTTTTATTTTAGATCATTTTTGGTTCTGCTTGTGGCAGCTTGCACAACCAATCTGGAATGTGCCTTAATCCCCGTTGCCAAAACGCGTTGTTTTCCCAAGTCCGCGGGTTGTTGTTGTGTAAAGGGGGGGGGGTTCTCCCGCAACAACAACTATAGAAGAAACGGTTAGCGCCAGATTTATTTACTGGTCAATTTAGCATTTCTTGCGGCGTATGCTCTAAGACATATTTTTAGTATTTACAATAAATGCATAACACATATTAAGTAAATTTCTGCTTTAATGAATGATCAATCATAAATTTCGAGATTTACAGAACAGAAAATGGAGAATCCGCTATGACTGAGGGTACAGCAATAAAAGAGCAAACAAAAATCAAAGTCCTACATGTAGATGACGACCCCGCCATCCTGTCCATCGCAAAAGAAATCCTTGAAGCCGAAGACAAATTCCAAGTTGAATCCGCCTCCTCCGTCGAGGAAGCCCAAAGAAAACTCAAAGAACAACCCTTCGAAGCGATAATCTCCGACTACGAAATGCCCAACAAAACCGGCTTGCAGTTCCTCGAGGAAATCCGTCAGCAAAAAAATGAAATAGCCTTCGTTATGTTTACGGGGCGAGGACGCGAGGAGGTCGCGGTTAGAGCCCTAAATCTGGGTGCTGACCGCTACATCAACAAAAACGGCGACCCCGAAGCTGTCTACTGTGAGTTGTCCTTTGCGGTGGCTAAGATTGTGGAGCGCAAGAGGGCACGCCGCATGTTGATTGCTGACGCCAAAAAGATTAATCAGCTCAACGAGAAGCTGCGGGTAGTAGGAAGCTTAACCCGTCATGACGTACGCAACAAGCTATCCGCCATAAACGCCCATGTTTACTTGCTTAAGAAGAAGCTAGCCCAAGACCCCGCTGCTATGAATCATTTGCTCGCCATCGATTTATCGTCTAAGCAGATCGTGGAGTTGCTGGAGTTCTCTCATCTCTACGAGAAGCTTGGCGTCGAAGAGCTTCAGGGTGTAGATGTTGGAAAATGCGTTAACGACGCCTTGGGGTTGTTTGTGGATTTGCGGGGTATACGGGTGGAAAACCAATGCTGCGGCTTAACGGTTATGGCGGATTCCCTGCTTCGCCAACTATTCTATAACCTCATCGATAACTCTTTAAAGCATGGACAGAAAATCGCCAGCATACGCATTTATGCTGAAGAAAACGAAGAAGAAACCTGCATCGTTTACCAGGATGACGGCGTAGGCATTGAGGATTGTAAGCGGGAGCATCTCTTTGAGGAGAAAAGCAGCCGCGGCATTAATCATGGCCTCTATGTGGTGCGCCGAATATGTGAAGCCTACGATTGGACCATCAGGGAAACGGGGCAGGCTGGGTTAGGCGCCAAATTTATTTTTCATGTGCCCAAGAGCATATAGTTCTATTCTTCCTTCATTTAGTTGCTTTTTTTCTTTTTTTCTAGCACTTTTTTGCTTTTTTCCTTAATTCTACTGCAAAAAATATACATCAAAAGGTTGACAAATCTTAAATTGTGATTGATTAATAATGGCGAGTATGCGCTCGGAAAGCGCTATAATTTTAGGAGAAAAAACATGCAAAAAATCCACAAAAAAAAGTCAGCGGCAATGGCAACGCTTCTAATAACAGTTTTTGTTGTCTCAATGCTCGCCACTCTACCCAACTCAACTTCACAAACCTCGAGTAAAACCAAAACAACCTATGCTGTATGCGGACTCATGCCAAATCCTGTAGGCGTTAACCAGGAAGTACTGGTCTGGTTAGGCGTCACTGATTATCTTGAGAACGAATCGCAAGGCTGGAAAGGCTTAACCGTGAGCGTAACGCGCCCAGACGGCACCAACGAAACCCTAGGGCCCTTCACTACCGATTCAACTGGTTCAACAGGCACCGTTTATATCCCCAACCAGGTAGGCAACTACACCTTCCAAACCCATTTTCCCGCGCAGTGGTTTAACTGGTCAGCAGCTTCAATGTTTGATCCAGCAATCAGCGGCAGAATATACTATAAAGCAAGTGACAGCGACGTAGTGACACTAGTCGTGCGGGAGGAACCCGTTCCAGACTACCCCTTCACTGCGCTTCCATCAGAATACTGGACACGCCCCATCGATGCTCAACATTACACTTGGTACACTGTTTCAGGTAACTGGCTAAGCATTCCCCCCAACAAAAACGCAGTAAACAACGACCTTGCACCCCAAAGTTCCCACATCCTTTGGACCAAACCGTTAGTTCTCGGCGGACTCTCAGGAGGATTCAACGAAATACAGGGACATGAAACAGGCGACGCATATGAAGGCAAATTCGCTAACTCCGTTATCATCGATGGACGACTATACTATAATCGGTATGCATCAGGCTTCGGTGGCGGATGGGCACAGCAGGGAATATTCTGCGTTGACTTGCGAACAGGCGAAGAAGTCTGGTTCAAGAACAATAGCAGGTTAGCTTTCGGTCAAACTCTCTACTGGGACGCTTGGAACATGCACGGCGTCTTCTCATACATATACACAACCACCTCCACCTTCGACATGGCAACCTTCACTTCAACAACTACTTGGAATGCCTACGACCCCTTGACAAGCGAGTACCAATTCAGCATAAGCAACATCCCCTCAACTGGCGCAATGTTCGGTGCAAGTACACAACTAACAGGATCCCATGGAGAATTCATAATCTACAACATCGACTTGGCACATGGGTGGGTTGCAAAGTGGAACTCAACAACTGCAGTCATCGGTCCCAAACAGGAAGGCGACATGAGCGGCGGCAGCTGGGGTTCAGCAGCCAACACACAGCAAACCTTCAACGGCAACCAAGGCTATGACTGGAACAAGACGCTTGCGGCAGGTGCAGGCAACTTACCCGGCTCCATCAGTGCAGTTCTAGAGGACCGCGTGATTGGTTCAACCGCTGGGGCCTGGGCAGGTATGGGTGACAACCCAATCGGCATATGGGCTTTCAGCTTGGACTCAACGGGCAGTACTCTGCAGACACTCTACAATACAACTTGGGCGCCTCCAAAAGGCGATTTAACCGTTAGCTTCGGTGACTCAAGCTTAGCTGACAAGGTCTTCACTTTGGAAATCAAGGAGAAGCGGACAATCTACGGGTTTAACATGGATACTGGCAAACAGATCTGGGGACCAACAGATCCACAGGCTCAGCTGCAAGTCTACGGCATGTCCGGATGCATCGTTGATGGGCGACTCTTCTCAACAGGCTACGGCGGCGTAGTGTATTGCTATAACGTCAGCAACGGCAACCCCCTCTGGACATACCAAGCTAGCGACCCCTACAACGAAATCCTCTGGAGCAGCGACTGGCCTTTGCAAGTCTGCTTTGTCGCAGCCGACAAAATTTACCTCTCCCACAACGAACACAGCCCAGTTAACCCACTGCCACGCGGTGCACCCTTCGTTTGCCTCGACGTAACAAACGGAACCAAACTCTGGGATATTCCGCTTCGTGGAACCAGCTGGGGCGGAAACGCCATAATCGGCGACAGCATCATCGCAACCTGGGATTCATACGATGGACAAGTATACGCGGTAGGTAAAGGCGAAAGCGCCATAACCGTCACTGGACCCGACATCGGCATACCCGCAGCTTCCTCGGCGATTATTCGCGGAACAGTCACTGATCAATCGCCAGGCGCGAAAGGAACACCCGCAATATCTGACGAATCCATGGATGCATGGATGATGTATCAGTACATGCAGTTTGAGAAACCCGTCAACGCAACAGGCGTTCCAGTCTCCATAGACACCATTGACCCCAACGGCAACTTCCTACACCTCGGCGACACAACAAGCGACACCAGCGGCACCTACAGCTTCCGATGGGTACCCCCCTCAGATGTCCCCGGCAAATACACCATCATCGCCTCCTTCGCAGGCTCCAATTCGTACTGGCCGTCAACGGCGATAACAGCGGTTTCCGTTGATCCAGCCGCGGAACCCACAGCAGCTCCAACACAGGCATCAGAATCGGTTGCAGACACCTATATCATCCCCATGGGCACCGCCATAATCGTTGTCATCATCATCGTGGGCGCAGTGCTTGCGTTATTGATGCGAAGACGACCATAAACTCTCTTTTCCCCTTCTTTTTCTTTTTTTGCAGTTACAACTAATTATTTGGCTATCAAAACAAGCTAAAGCCATTCTATCCTACCAGGTTGGTGACGCCAGTGAGGATGTATTGAACTGCGATGGCGGCTATGAAGAGAGCCATAACCCGCGCGATAACCAAAGCGCCTGTTTTGCCCAAAAGCCGATAGAATACACCGATAAACCGCAGAATAACCCATGTAATCGAGAGCACAATCAGCACAGCAAGAATGGTGGTTAAGGTGCCGTAGGCTTGCAGGTTAAAGATGGTGGTGGTTATTGCTCCGGGACCAACTAGCAGCGGGATAGCTATGGGCACGGCGCCGAGGCTTTCCGGAGGCTCCGTGCTTTCGGTTTTACTGCCTGAAACCAGGATCCGAATAGAGATAATTAGAAGCAGGATGCCGCCTGCTATGCCGAAACTGTAGATTGATAACCCAAAGATAGCCAGAATCTCCTGCCCCAAAAAAGAAAAAAATAAAAGCAGCACAAACCCCACAACCATCGCGACGTTTATTATTTTTCTGCGCTGTTTCGCATCGGTTTTCTCAGTTAAGCCCATGACGATGGGTAGGTTGCCGAGTGGATCAACGATGATGAAAAGCGCAATGGTGGCTCTGATTAAGTCCCCTGCAAAATCAACCGTGCAAAATCCGCTCTAAACTAAATGTCTCAGGGAGAAACAAAAACTTAGCGGAAACGCTACTGCTTCACCAATGCTTCCCAACCCGCAACCCTATCGAGGAACTCCTGCACAGGCTCCCCGCCGAAACTCCGCAGTCTCTGACGCAAATCCGCTTTCTCAACCGCGGCTTTCTGGAAATCAACCATTTGCTTCTCTCCATCGACTAGGTAGAGAAAACCCTCGACTCCCCCGACGCGTGCACATCGAGTGGTAACCGTGAGTAACTCGGCGGCGGGGGGCACATCTGCTGGTAAGTCGCCTGGACCGTAAACGTAGAGGCTGATGTAGAAGGGTTTTTTGAGGAGCCTCTTGAAGCCGCGGGTCAGCATCTCCCAGTACCAGGGGGTGGCATAGTTTTTGCTAAACATCACCACGTTGAAGGCGTCAGCGTATTTGGCGGAGTCGTCAAAGTCCACGCCGTAGCGCTCCAGTGAACTGACGGGGTCAGGCTGGAGACTTAGCACCAAATCGTTTTTTACGATATCGCGGATTTGGGCAATGTAGTCGGTGACTTCTTTTCGTCGCCACTCCACCCAGCCTAAACCGCTTTTCTGGTAGCGTTCCATGCAGCGCGGGCAGGTGCAGTGGCTATGCTCAGCGAAGTACTGGCTGTTTAACCAAATCCCCCTGGATTGGCGGTCGACTTGGGCGATGTAGCGGAGTTGCTCCTCGCGGTAATCCGGCTGAGTCGCGCACAGCACGCTCCAGTAAATGTTAAAGTTATTGTTGCCGAATTTTGCTGGTCCAAGAGGCGACTGAGAAATCCAGTCGGGATGTTCTTGCCCGGTTTGGGTGTCGGCGAATACGGCTATGTTGCTGTGCATGTCTGGTTGGGGTGTTAATCGGATGCCTGTTTCGGGTTTAACGCGGAAAACGTGGAAGTCTAAGCCCGCGGGTTTTTGAGGTTGGAAGATGAGTGAGCCGAACTTCATTTGGGTCGCCTATGGGGGCAAAGAAGCGTTGTTTCGTTATAAGGTTTTTTGCGGCGGAGCCTTTTTTGTGGGTTGCTGGGTTTGAGCTGTTTTCTGATCAGTTTGGATATGTGTTAAACAAGTGAGTAGTTGGTGCAATTTTTTCTGTCCACTTGGGTAGTTTTAAATAGTGGAATGCTATACCTGTGCAAATAAGACAAGTTTTGTCTTACAGTCGTGTAACGCAGAACGCCCCCATGAAAACTGAAACGTGCGCCACCCCTACCGCACAGTAGGTAACCAAATACAAGAAGGTCT is a window from the Candidatus Bathyarchaeota archaeon genome containing:
- a CDS encoding cupin domain-containing protein, giving the protein MQPKIIKAASIKPYLTPERCYVAENYGDCAVSIAQAIVKPGVTTKAHHLIDVQEIYLITEGTGRVCVGDQKDAEVSVGDVVVIPPHTSQKITNIGGGDLVFYCICTPRFTEACYVDEEPTGP
- the nrdR gene encoding transcriptional regulator NrdR — translated: MRCPYCNSENSKTLETRDSPENTTRRRKECINCGKRYTTYEYLETVELMVRKKDGELQRFDVNKIIRGLQKACEKRPVAMAQINELADKVRQDLMLKGTEEVASGEIGDLIMTYLKKVDRIAYIRFASVYKQFEEPEDFRKVLSEVKKQ
- a CDS encoding ribonucleoside triphosphate reductase, producing MKFVLKRDSKLEPFDQERITTAIWKAVKAVGGKDREQAKHISDEVVAELQRIYGEDGVPTVEEVQDLVEKRLIENGHAQTAKAYILYRKQHNDMRELAALLSSSDMVDQYLEVADWRVKENSNMSYSLQGLNNYLSSAVIAKYWIARIYPENIAAAHFSGDIHIHDLGVLGPYCVGWDLSDLLLSGFGGVHGKIESKPAKHLRTALGQIVNFFYTLQGEAAGAQAFSNFDTYLAPLIKYDNLSQKDVEQAMQEFFFNMNVPTRVGFQTPFTNLTLDLTVPDFMKNEAVIFNGKVTQDTYGGFTKEMEMFNLAFAKVMAQGDAKGRVFTFPIPTYNVTRDFDWESPVSQAIFEVTAKYGVPYFSNFINSDMKPEDVRSMCCRLRIDNRELRKRGGGFFGANPLTGSIGVVTLNIPRIGYLAKDEDDFFERLETLMETAKASLEMKRKVLESFTENGLYPYSRRYLRHVKEGYGKFWKNHFSTIGIVGVNEAILNLLGQNIASKDGQAFAVKMLTFMRSRLADYQEETSSIYNLEATPAEGTSYRLARLDRKRYRDIIFANQKHIAAEHAEPFYTNSSQLPVDFSGDLFEALEHQETLQSLYTGGTVFHIFLGERLNSWKSAAELIKKVSWNSKLPYFTLTPTFSICPTHGYTSGEHKTCPTCGGRCEVYSRVVGYLRPVDQWNDGKQAEFTIRKTFDRSTVMASAPLTA
- a CDS encoding anaerobic ribonucleoside-triphosphate reductase activating protein, with translation MKFSGLQKTSLVDYPDRVASVLFTPGCNLRCPYCHNWKIAVDPQPPFLQEGAALSILESRKKYVDSVVITGGEPCMHKELPRFIAKLKERGFMVKLDTNGFSPSVLSECLGMVDYVAMDLKASPEKYALLGAADTADLKRSIELLKAGSVNYEFRTTVVPEIVTEQDLAAMGELIRGAKLLVLQQFVPDSTLDKRFQSLTPYTPEQIVAFGKVLGGFVEKVMFRV
- a CDS encoding hybrid sensor histidine kinase/response regulator is translated as MTEGTAIKEQTKIKVLHVDDDPAILSIAKEILEAEDKFQVESASSVEEAQRKLKEQPFEAIISDYEMPNKTGLQFLEEIRQQKNEIAFVMFTGRGREEVAVRALNLGADRYINKNGDPEAVYCELSFAVAKIVERKRARRMLIADAKKINQLNEKLRVVGSLTRHDVRNKLSAINAHVYLLKKKLAQDPAAMNHLLAIDLSSKQIVELLEFSHLYEKLGVEELQGVDVGKCVNDALGLFVDLRGIRVENQCCGLTVMADSLLRQLFYNLIDNSLKHGQKIASIRIYAEENEEETCIVYQDDGVGIEDCKREHLFEEKSSRGINHGLYVVRRICEAYDWTIRETGQAGLGAKFIFHVPKSI
- a CDS encoding PQQ-binding-like beta-propeller repeat protein — translated: MPNPVGVNQEVLVWLGVTDYLENESQGWKGLTVSVTRPDGTNETLGPFTTDSTGSTGTVYIPNQVGNYTFQTHFPAQWFNWSAASMFDPAISGRIYYKASDSDVVTLVVREEPVPDYPFTALPSEYWTRPIDAQHYTWYTVSGNWLSIPPNKNAVNNDLAPQSSHILWTKPLVLGGLSGGFNEIQGHETGDAYEGKFANSVIIDGRLYYNRYASGFGGGWAQQGIFCVDLRTGEEVWFKNNSRLAFGQTLYWDAWNMHGVFSYIYTTTSTFDMATFTSTTTWNAYDPLTSEYQFSISNIPSTGAMFGASTQLTGSHGEFIIYNIDLAHGWVAKWNSTTAVIGPKQEGDMSGGSWGSAANTQQTFNGNQGYDWNKTLAAGAGNLPGSISAVLEDRVIGSTAGAWAGMGDNPIGIWAFSLDSTGSTLQTLYNTTWAPPKGDLTVSFGDSSLADKVFTLEIKEKRTIYGFNMDTGKQIWGPTDPQAQLQVYGMSGCIVDGRLFSTGYGGVVYCYNVSNGNPLWTYQASDPYNEILWSSDWPLQVCFVAADKIYLSHNEHSPVNPLPRGAPFVCLDVTNGTKLWDIPLRGTSWGGNAIIGDSIIATWDSYDGQVYAVGKGESAITVTGPDIGIPAASSAIIRGTVTDQSPGAKGTPAISDESMDAWMMYQYMQFEKPVNATGVPVSIDTIDPNGNFLHLGDTTSDTSGTYSFRWVPPSDVPGKYTIIASFAGSNSYWPSTAITAVSVDPAAEPTAAPTQASESVADTYIIPMGTAIIVVIIIVGAVLALLMRRRP
- a CDS encoding MarC family protein; its protein translation is MRATIALFIIVDPLGNLPIVMGLTEKTDAKQRRKIINVAMVVGFVLLLFFSFLGQEILAIFGLSIYSFGIAGGILLLIISIRILVSGSKTESTEPPESLGAVPIAIPLLVGPGAITTTIFNLQAYGTLTTILAVLIVLSITWVILRFIGVFYRLLGKTGALVIARVMALFIAAIAVQYILTGVTNLVG